From the genome of Malus sylvestris chromosome 6, drMalSylv7.2, whole genome shotgun sequence, one region includes:
- the LOC126627491 gene encoding peptidyl-tRNA hydrolase, chloroplastic-like, which produces MNVAASLSSIATVRFPNCHRCFGFSKPLIQSPSLWIMAQFSSSQSPSAAPETAVVEAKTPPKQPWLIVGLGNPGKKYNSTRHNVGFEMVDAIAEAEGIPLSSVSFKALVGKGLFGDVPVIFAKPQTYMNKSGESVGSIVSYYKIPLKQVLVIFDDLDLPFGKLRMLPKGGHGGHNGMRSVIDHFKGSRDFPRLRIGIGRPPGKMDPINFVLRPFTKQEQQELNFTFQEGVEAVRILLLEGFNKSATFVNSAKPLEQCG; this is translated from the exons ATGAACGTTGCTGCTTCCCTATCATCCATCGCCACCGTCCGCTTCCCCAATTGCCACCGCTGCTTCGGCTTCTCAAAACCCCTAATTCAATCTCCGTCGCTTTGGATAATGGCCCAATTCTCGTCATCGCAATCTCCCTCCGCCGCGCCGGAAACGGCGGTTGTGGAAGCCAAGACGCCGCCCAAGCAGCCGTGGCTCATCGTCGGCCTCGGAAACCCCGGGAAGAAGTACAACAGCACCCGCCACAAT GTGGGTTTTGAGATGGTGGATGCCATTGCTGAAGCTGAAGGGATACCTTTGAGCAGTGTTTCTTTCAAAGCCCTTGTTGGAAAAG GTCTTTTTGGGGATGTTCCGGTTATATTTGCCAAACCACAAACTTATATGAATAAAAGCGGTGAGTCT GTCGGATCCATTGTTTCGTATTACAAGATTCCATTGAAGCAAGTACTTGTG ATATTTGATGATCTAGATCTTCCCTTTGGAAAACTGCGGATGTTGCCGAAAGGTGGACATGGAGGACACAATGG GATGAGGAGTGTCATTGATCACTTTAAAGGGAGTCGAGATTTTCCTCGTTTAAGAATCG GCATTGGACGCCCTCCTGGGAAAATGGATCCTATCAACTTTGTTCTTCGTCCGTTTACTAAACAAGAACAACAGGAG CTGAATTTTACGTTTCAAGAAGGTGTAGAAGCGGTGCGTATTCTTTTGCTTGAGGGGTTCAACAAAAGCGCAACTTTTGTTAACAGTGCCAAACCCTTGGAACAATGCGGTTAA
- the LOC126627489 gene encoding uncharacterized protein LOC126627489 — MAPPSLLGPPELRTPTPPPQPQPAAPSGNPFVDLMVANYNDAAKVSVIAPPMGYTENGASTFLNSGNPCVDFFFHVVPTTPASYLNTQLPLAWVHDDLTTLKLICNLRGVRGTGKSDKEGFYTTAFWLHKHHPKTLACNVASFAEFGYFKDLPEIMYRLLEGEDVRKKQKAEWNIRKSGSGRTRRDRRMRGRDRPLRYKQPPSTYDNSPFYSAPHQHPWGLKPPFSGGSGRKSSNRKYGRGDEQSKEARIQLAKERGQSEKEKASLLRKEKKAAMAKKAIVRYQRDPDFRFLYERVSDLFAECLKSDMENFKANQYKKISLAAKWCPSIDSSFDKATLLCESIAKKVFPRESYLEYEGVEEAHYAYRVRDRLRKEVLVPLRKVLELPEVYIGANQWGLIPYNRVASVAMKFYKEKFLKHDEERFKKYLADVKAGKSTIAAGALLPHEIIESLNHGDGGQVAELQWKRMVDDLLKQGKMKNCLAVCDVSGSMNGTPMEVSVALGLLVSELIDEPWKGKVITFSHNPQLHQIQGHNLSSKCNFIRTMEWGRNTNFQKVFDLILRVAVDGKLKPEQMINRIFVFSDMEFDQASSSRHWETDYQAIQRKFTEKGYGNAVPQIIFWNLRHSKSTPMPSNQPGVALLSGFSKNLMKLFLDNDGEVRPDLVMEAAISGEEYQKLAVLD; from the coding sequence ATGGCTCCTCCAAGTCTCCTCGGTCCTCCGGAGCTCAGGACCCCAACCCCACCACCCCAACCCCAACCCGCAGCCCCCTCCGGCAACCCATTCGTCGACCTCATGGTCGCAAATTACAACGACGCGGCCAAGGTTTCGGTGATCGCACCTCCGATGGGATACACCGAGAACGGCGCCTCCACGTTCCTCAACTCCGGCAACCCCTGCGTTGATTTCTTCTTCCACGTCGTACCCACCACCCCTGCCTCCTATTTGAACACCCAGCTCCCGCTTGCCTGGGTACACGACGACCTGACCACCCTCAAGCTCATCTGCAACCTCCGCGGCGTGCGGGGAACCGGAAAGTCCGACAAGGAGGGGTTCTACACGACGGCGTTCTGGCTCCACAAACACCACCCCAAAACCCTCGCCTGCAACGTCGCATCCTTCGCCGAGTTCGGGTACTTTAAGGACTTGCCAGAGATCATGTACCGCCTTCTAGAAGGCGAAGACGTGAGGAAGAAGCAAAAGGCAGAGTGGAATATCAGGAAAAGCGGGTCGGGTAGAACTAGGAGGGATAGGAGGATGCGAGGCCGCGATCGGCCTTTACGCTACAAACAGCCACCATCAACCTACGACAATTCACCATTCTATTCAGCACCGCATCAGCACCCGTGGGGTCTGAAACCCCCATTCAGCGGCGGCAGCGGCCGCAAGTCAAGTAATAGAAAATATGGTCGAGGGGATGAGCAATCTAAAGAGGCCAGGATACAACTGGCAAAGGAAAGGGGACAATCGGAGAAGGAAAAGGCAAGCCTTttgaggaaggagaagaaggctgCCATGGCCAAGAAAGCCATTGTGAGGTACCAGCGCGACCCTGATTTCCGATTTCTGTATGAGAGGGTTTCAGACCTTTTCGCAGAGTGTTTGAAGTCCGATATGGAAAATTTCAAGGCTAATCAATACAAGAAGATCAGCCTGGCAGCCAAATGGTGCCCTTCAATCGATTCCTCCTTCGATAAGGCCACTCTGTTGTGCGAAAGCATTGCCAAGAAGGTTTTCCCAAGAGAATCGTACCTGGAGTACGAAGGGGTTGAGGAGGCACATTATGCGTACAGAGTGAGAGATCGGCTGAGGAAGGAGGTGTTGGTGCCGCTGAGGAAGGTGTTGGAGTTGCCAGAGGTTTATATTGGTGCTAATCAGTGGGGTTTGATTCCTTACAACCGAGTGGCCTCTGTGGCCATGAAGTTTTACAAGGAGAAATTCTTGAAGCACGATGAGGAGAGGTTTAAGAAGTATTTGGCGGATGTTAAGGCCGGAAAGTCCACCATTGCTGCAGGTGCTCTGCTTCCGCACGAGATCATAGAGTCTCTAAATCATGGAGATGGCGGTCAGGTGGCCGAGCTTCAATGGAAGAGAATGGTGGATGATCTGTTGAAGCAAGGGAAGATGAAGAACTGTTTGGCTGTGTGTGACGTCTCTGGCAGCATGAATGGGACCCCAATGGAGGTTTCCGTGGCTTTGGGATTGTTGGTGTCCGAGCTGATTGATGAGCCATGGAAGGGGAAGGTCATCACTTTCAGTCACAACCCTCAGCTGCATCAGATACAAGGCCATAATCTAAGCTCCAAGTGCAACTTTATAAGGACAATGGAATGGGGACGCAACACGAATTTCCAAAAGGTGTTTGATTTGATTCTCCGAGTGGCGGTGGACGGGAAGTTGAAGCCGGAGCAGATGATAAACAGGATCTTCGTGTTTAGCGACATGGAGTTTGATCAGGCTTCAAGTAGCAGGCATTGGGAGACTGATTACCAGGCTATACAGAGGAAGTTTACTGAGAAGGGGTACGGGAATGCGGTGCCGCAGATTATCTTTTGGAATTTGAGGCATTCGAAGTCTACGCCAATGCCGAGCAACCAACCAGGAGTGGCATTGTTGAGTGGCTTCTCCAAGAATTTGATGAAGTTGTTCTTGGACAACGATGGGGAAGTTCGCCCGGACCTTGTCATGGAAGCAGCCATCTCTGGAGAAGAATATCAGAAGCTTGCTGTGCTGGATTGA